In Ammoniphilus sp. CFH 90114, the DNA window ATAGGATGCTAACTTATAAAAAGAGAGGATCTACTTATGCTATCCATCAACAATGACTGGTCTGACTTCGTGCAAAAAGAATGGGAAAAGCCTTATTTTCAGGAACTTATAGATCGCTTACGCAATGAATACAAGAATGAGATGATTTTTCCAAATCAAGATCAGATTTTTCATGCTTTGGAATGTACTTCCTACGCAGACACTAAAGTCGTGATATTAGGCCAAGATCCTTACCATGGTGCAGGTCAAGCTGATGGTCTCAGTTTCTCTGTGCAGAAGGGGGTGACACCACCTCCATCGCTTCGAAATATCTTTAAAGAAATGCATGCTGATCTTGGTTTCATGGCGCCAAGTCATGGTTGCTTAACGCAATGGGCAGAGCAAGGTGTTCTGTTATTGAATACCGTGCTGACGGTTCGTTCCGGTCAACCCCATTCACACAAAGGGATGGGATGGGAGACTTTTACTGATAAGATTATTTCGTTACTAAACGATAGAGAAGATCCCGTCATTTTTATTCTATGGGGCAAGCATGCGCAAGAGAAAGAGCAACTTATCACAGCGAAGCACCACTTTGTGATTCAATCACCACATCCAAGCCCGTTTTCTGCTCATCGTGGTTTTTTTGGCAGCCGACCTTTCTCGAGAACAAACCGATTGTTAAGAAAAATAGGGAAGTCTCCCATCCATTGGCAGCTCTCTTAACCCTATTGCCAACTTCCGGAAAAAGATTTATGCTTGATTGATATATGAAGCTTGAGCTAGACGGGAGACGAG includes these proteins:
- a CDS encoding uracil-DNA glycosylase — encoded protein: MLSINNDWSDFVQKEWEKPYFQELIDRLRNEYKNEMIFPNQDQIFHALECTSYADTKVVILGQDPYHGAGQADGLSFSVQKGVTPPPSLRNIFKEMHADLGFMAPSHGCLTQWAEQGVLLLNTVLTVRSGQPHSHKGMGWETFTDKIISLLNDREDPVIFILWGKHAQEKEQLITAKHHFVIQSPHPSPFSAHRGFFGSRPFSRTNRLLRKIGKSPIHWQLS